TTGGATGAACACAATAAGGTTCTCCACTTTTTCTATATTGACCTCTATGGGCTTCTATTATAAAATCTATTAAATCTTTTAATTTGGGAGTTATTGTAGTTTGAGCTTCAAGCTCTTTGATAGCGTCTTCGACATTATTAATATGTCGAACTTTGTTAATAAATGGATCCATACTTAAATAGACAAGTTATAAAAGCTAGGCTTTTATAACTATTCTTTGTCTACTAAACCTTCAATTTTTAATAAACCACTTGCAATCTCATCAATTGCAATATCAGTATATTTCATTTTTTGAGTGTTTTGCTCTAATAAAGGCTTTGCACCTTTACTTAATTCATCTGCTCTTTGACCAACAGCAATAGCTAAAATATATCTATCATTATTTACTTGTTTTAAAGCTTGTGACATTCTTTCTTCTAATCTCATGTTTTTTCCTTGATTTAAATTCTTACTTAACGATTGAACATTTACTTGTATCACCATTGATGATTTTAAGTAAATTCCCTTTTTCATTCATATTTGCTACTACTATTGGTAATTTGTTATCTTTTGCTAATGCAATTGCTGTATCATCCATAACTTTGATATGATCTTCTAAAGCTTGATCATAAGAAATAGTATCTAATTTTACTGCATCATCAAATTTCATTGGATCTTTATCATAAATCCCATCAACTTTTGTTGCTTTAATTAATAAAGAAGCTCCAATTTCTGTTGCTCTTAGAGTTGCTGCTGTATCAGTAGTAAAGTAAGGGTTTCCTGTACCTGCACTAAAAATAACAACTCGGTTTTTTTCTAAATGTCTAGCTGCTTTTCTTACAATAAATGGTTCAGCAATTTGTTCCATTTTAATAGCTGTTTGTAATCTTGCATTTAAACCTTTATGCTCTAGTGCTTCTTGCATAGCAATACCATTAATAACAGTTCCAAGCATTCCCATGTAATCACCACTAGTTCTTTTGATAATACCATCAGCTGCTGCGCTTACACCTCTAATAATATTTCCACCACCAATAACAATACCAACCTCCACATCATTGTCTACAAGTTCTTTAATCTCTTCAGCAATATAATCTAGTATTTTTGTATCAATACCATAACCTTCTTCACCTGCTAATGCTTCACCTGAAAATTTTACAAGTACTCTTTTGTTCATGTGTGTGTCCTTTATAGTTTTGCGATTTTATCTTAATTTTGTTTAATTTCTAATTAATAAACTAGCTAAGTGCCCATTCGTAAAATGGAATCACATTGATTTTAAAAGTATCATGAGAAATTTTTTCATCATTTGATACCGTAATAATATTTAGTTCTTTAATCTCATATTCATCCATTATTTTATAGATTTTTCTTAGTGTTGATTTGACTAAAAAGCTATTAAAAAAGGGAATTCCTACAATTGCTAATTTTTTGGATTTTATATAAAAATCGATATTATCAAGATAATAAATATTTTTATATTTATCAATTAGTTCTAAAAAAATCATATTTGTAAACTCATTTTTGAACTTTTTATGATGTGAAATAGAGTTTAAAAAAGAGTGATTATATGAATATATTTTTTTATTTGCCTTTTCTTGATTATATTTTTCAACAAAATATATTGTTTTATTGATTTCTAAAGTTTTGCATGTTTCATAAAACTTATCTTTTGATATTTTTATTTTATTTTTTAAGTTAGTAAAGAGTTGATATAAAGATTTCTTTTCATCAATGTTTTCAAAAAGTAGTTTTAATATTTCAAATTGAGTGTCATTTTGAGCTTGTAACTTTATTATTTCTTGTAGTCTTTGAACTTTTTTATGTTCTTCATTATTTATTATTTCCGGTAGGTTTCCATATTTGAAAAAGTTATTAAAACTTTGTGTAATATTTTGGTGTCTATTATCGTGAAGTAAATATTCTTCAAAATCTAAAGCACTAACAGTAATATTTTTAAATCCTCTTATACTCTTTGGTGTATTTGTAGAAATAATTATATTATCACAATATGGTAGTTCAAACTCAAATGAAAAATTTTCAAGAACTAAAACTGTAATTTGATTTTGTCTTAAATATTTATCTAAATTATCTGTAATTTCTTCTAAATTATTTCTTGAATCTTTTAGGTCTATATAAATATAATCTTTACTTTTGAAATTTGATAAAAAATCATAAATAAGATAACTCTTTCCAGTTTTACTAGCACCTGTTAGAATAGTTTTTGGATGAGTTATTCTTATTTTACGTTCTATGAAATTTATTTTTGAAAAGTTTAATTCATAACAGTTTTCAAGTGTTTTCATAATTTATTTTTTGCTATTTGCTAAAACTATCGCTTCTTTAATTGCATTTATATAACTTTTTAAATTTACTTTTTCATTTTTGTAAGCAATATTAAAAGCAGTTCCATGATCAACTGATGTTCTAATAATTGGTAAGTTTAAACTTACATTTATACTTTGGTCAAAATATAAGGCTTTTAATGGTGCTAATCCTTGGTCATGATACATTGCTACAAAGTATTTGTAGTTTTTTCTTGACATTGGAGAAAATGCAGTATCTGGAACAAGAGGGCCTGTAAAAATCTTTTCATCAAGCATTTTATTTGCATTTTTTATTGCTTTAAATATTTCAACTTCTTCATTACCTAAAACACCATTATCACTTGCATGTGGATTTAATCCTAAAACACCAATCTTTTTTGATTTTACACTTTTTTGAAAATCAATTAAAAATCTTGTTAAATCTTCTACATTTATTTTTTTAGGAACTTTTTTTAAAGGAATATGTTCTGTAAAAAGGCTTACAAACATTTTTTTACAACCTAGCATCATGATTGCATTTTTACCAAAATAATCTCTTAATACTTCTGTATGACCTTTATATGAAATATCTGCTTTACTCCAAGCTTCTTTATTTATAGGAAGTGTACAAATTGCATCTACTTGTTTTTTATCTGCTAATTTAATTGCATCCATAAATGAATCAAAAGAATATTTTCCAGATTTTTTTGTTACATCTCCTGGTTTTATTTCAAAATCACCTTTTGTTTCAAAAGTTTTGAAATCTTTTGGAATTTTTATATTTAATTGTTTTGAGGCAGCTTTCAATAAGTTCTTATTTATACAATAAATAGGTTTACAAATTTTAGCTATTTTTTCATGAGAAAGTAGGGCTATTTCTATTCCTATTCCATTTATATCGCCAATACTAATAGCTATTTTAGGTTTCATATTAATTCTTTCATATCAATAATCGCTTTTTCAAGTCCTGTAAATACAGATCTTGCAATTATAGTTTGCCCAATATTTAATTCACTAATATGTTTAATTGAAGAAATTAGTGTTACATTTTGATAGTTTAAGCCATGTCCTGCTGCAACTTGAAGTTTCTTTTTATTTGCAGTCTTAGAAGCTTTTTTAATCTCTTTTATTGATTGTTTTAGCTTCTTTTTTAACTCTTTTCTTGGAAGTTCTAATTCTTTTATTGTATGATGAGTATTTGAAAGTCCTGAGTTTAACATTGCATATACATTTGCAAAAGTTCCTGTATGTAGTTCAATCCATTCAACATTTAATTTTGAAGAAAGTTCAATTACTTCTTCATTTGGATCAATAAATAATGAAACTTCAATTTCATTATCATGAAGTTTTTTTATTACTTTTTCAAGTTTTTTATAGTTTCCTTTAACATCTAATCCACCTTCTGTTGTCACTTCAGCTCTATTTTCAGGAACTAAGGTAGCACGTGAGGGTTTCATCTTACAAACTATATCAATAATATCTTCATTTATTGAACATTCTAAGTTTACAGGAAGTGCAGATTGTTCACATATAACTTTTGCATCATTATCATGAATATGTCGTCTATCTTCTCTTAAGTGAATTGTGATTTGATCAGCACCTGCAAGTTTACAAATTGATAAAGCATCAATTGGATTTGGGTCGTTTATTTTTCTAGCTTCTCTTAAAACTGCAATATGGTCTATATTTACTCCAAGTAACATGCTACTTCCTTTTAATTATTATATTAAGCTAAATCTTTTAATGTAGCAATATTTGCTGCAAGCTTGTTATGTACTTCTAAATACTCATCTTCAGGTTTAGAATCAGCAACTACTCCTGCTCCTGCTTGAAAAATTACAGTATCTTCTGTAAGCATTGTTGTTCTAATAGTAATTGCTGAGTCCATGTTTCCATCGAAACCAAAATATGCAATACTTCCTGAATAGAAATTTCTTTTTATACCTTCAAATTGTGCTATTAATTCCATAGCTCTAATTTTTGGAGCTCCTGTCATTGTTCCTGCTGTAAATGTTGCTGCAAATAAATCAAACATGTCATACT
This sequence is a window from Poseidonibacter parvus. Protein-coding genes within it:
- the pdxA gene encoding 4-hydroxythreonine-4-phosphate dehydrogenase yields the protein MKPKIAISIGDINGIGIEIALLSHEKIAKICKPIYCINKNLLKAASKQLNIKIPKDFKTFETKGDFEIKPGDVTKKSGKYSFDSFMDAIKLADKKQVDAICTLPINKEAWSKADISYKGHTEVLRDYFGKNAIMMLGCKKMFVSLFTEHIPLKKVPKKINVEDLTRFLIDFQKSVKSKKIGVLGLNPHASDNGVLGNEEVEIFKAIKNANKMLDEKIFTGPLVPDTAFSPMSRKNYKYFVAMYHDQGLAPLKALYFDQSINVSLNLPIIRTSVDHGTAFNIAYKNEKVNLKSYINAIKEAIVLANSKK
- a CDS encoding pyridoxine 5'-phosphate synthase, translating into MLLGVNIDHIAVLREARKINDPNPIDALSICKLAGADQITIHLREDRRHIHDNDAKVICEQSALPVNLECSINEDIIDIVCKMKPSRATLVPENRAEVTTEGGLDVKGNYKKLEKVIKKLHDNEIEVSLFIDPNEEVIELSSKLNVEWIELHTGTFANVYAMLNSGLSNTHHTIKELELPRKELKKKLKQSIKEIKKASKTANKKKLQVAAGHGLNYQNVTLISSIKHISELNIGQTIIARSVFTGLEKAIIDMKELI
- a CDS encoding DNA-directed RNA polymerase subunit omega, coding for MRLEERMSQALKQVNNDRYILAIAVGQRADELSKGAKPLLEQNTQKMKYTDIAIDEIASGLLKIEGLVDKE
- the pyrH gene encoding UMP kinase; the protein is MNKRVLVKFSGEALAGEEGYGIDTKILDYIAEEIKELVDNDVEVGIVIGGGNIIRGVSAAADGIIKRTSGDYMGMLGTVINGIAMQEALEHKGLNARLQTAIKMEQIAEPFIVRKAARHLEKNRVVIFSAGTGNPYFTTDTAATLRATEIGASLLIKATKVDGIYDKDPMKFDDAVKLDTISYDQALEDHIKVMDDTAIALAKDNKLPIVVANMNEKGNLLKIINGDTSKCSIVK
- a CDS encoding ATP-binding protein yields the protein MKTLENCYELNFSKINFIERKIRITHPKTILTGASKTGKSYLIYDFLSNFKSKDYIYIDLKDSRNNLEEITDNLDKYLRQNQITVLVLENFSFEFELPYCDNIIISTNTPKSIRGFKNITVSALDFEEYLLHDNRHQNITQSFNNFFKYGNLPEIINNEEHKKVQRLQEIIKLQAQNDTQFEILKLLFENIDEKKSLYQLFTNLKNKIKISKDKFYETCKTLEINKTIYFVEKYNQEKANKKIYSYNHSFLNSISHHKKFKNEFTNMIFLELIDKYKNIYYLDNIDFYIKSKKLAIVGIPFFNSFLVKSTLRKIYKIMDEYEIKELNIITVSNDEKISHDTFKINVIPFYEWALS